ggtggtgatcgggggtggggtggccaacggggggggccactgatcagccttggcggaggtctgcgctctccgagtgcttctagttttctcttTAGATTTAATTTCTGGTGGCACTGAAGAGCCTGTAGTGAATGTgcatttttgcttaaaaatgtattaaattaattaaaaatcatTAGAATAGAGATGTAAAATGTACTCAGATctgatcattacctccgccaaggaggttatgtttttaccagagtttgtttgtttgtttgtctgtttgtttgtttgtttgtttatttgtttgtttgtctgtccgttagtgtgcaacataactcaaaaagttatggacagatttggatgaaattttcagggtttgttggaaatgggataaggaagaaatgattaaattttggtggtgatcgggggtgggggggcccacgggggggcccactgatcagccttggcggaggtctgcgctctccgagtgcttctagttttcagaTACTTCAGATTGAAAATACTTTGCAACAGGTATATATTCTGCAATTAAAacactgaagtaaaagtacataAGTATTAATCATCAAAATCTATGTATATTATGAAAGGTTGTGCTTTAAAATGGTCCCTGGCATTGATTTATCATTATCTATGATCTTTTTGGATTCACGTATTAGCTGCACTACTGTATAAAgatgcattttactgctgtacatattaAGATTGAGCATATTTGAACTACATTAAATGATATTTAATTTACGACgtgacaaaaaaatacactttcaTTGTCACATAAGTagtaaaaaaatcaacttttcatgagctcagaaaaattgCCCTGTTTTAAGAAGGAAAACCATTTGAAACTCAACCCACGCATGAAGAGAAGAGATGAAACACTATAACCTGAACAGCAATTAAAGCagtaacattaaaatatttaGAGGGGAGTTGAGGTATAGATgcagaaaatgaaaatatctCAGTAAAGTTGATCAAATTACTGATATTTGAACTGAGCTGAATTCCAATCCAATCAATATTCAGTATTCACCTAATCCTTTACCAGTTTGACAGGATTCGTCTCTGTCCCCTTTACAGGTCAGAtgctcagctgggtgaggcagcgTACACCTCCGTCTTCCCCACCACTCAGACCACCTCCTCCCCTTTCCCCCCAGCTCCCCTCCCTCCACCagccccctccttctcctccctccccGTCCCTGACTCCTCAGACACATCTAACCCTCAGCCCACCATCCCCCCCATCGACTACCCCTCTATCCTCACCTCCTCTCCCACGCTCCCgccctcctccaccaccaccccctccctGCAGCAGACCTCCTTCACCTTCCCCACTCCACCCCATTCCAACTCCTCCTCACCACAGCCCCTccttcttcctccctcctcctcctctccctcctcctcctcctcttccaacaCTTATCACCCCATCACTGCCACCGACTCGGAGGCGATCAGCCCCCACACACCTCCTGACACCTCCTCCTTCCCTGTGCCGTCGTCTGCATGTCAGTCAGGCCTGCAGGACCAAATGTCGGCTCATCCTCTGCTCGGCCAGCCCAGCCAGGTGCTCCATGGAGAACCAATCACCAACGCAAGTGATCACAGCTCAGCAGAATTCATTTGCCCCAACTTACTGCCCCCAAATCCTGTGAGTGCTCAGCCTCTCCCCAACCAAAACCAACCTCCTCCTCCCACTCTTTCAGGCTCTCTTCCTGCGTACAGTGCCTCCTCATCCTTTGCATTCCCTCCTCACATGCAGAATCTGTCTTTTCCAAATATGTCCCCCGGTCCCGCCCACACCGCCCTGCACCTCCCAAATCTGAGCCACCAGACCCAGACTCCCCCCTTCCCTCACTCATCTTCCTCCCTTCCTCACCCTCCTTCCCAGCCATCCTCTTCCTCTTATGCCTCATCCCACCCTCAGACCCTTCCCAATCCCCCtgcccccccttcctcctcctcatacccTCCAGTGGATATCAGTGCTATCTCTCAGTTCAACGCCGCTGTCCCCTATCGTCCGGAGATGGTACGACACCACCCGTCTCTCCTCCCTCAGCTGGACCCACCCCTTCCCTCTGCTCCCCCAGCCCTCTACCCTCCCTTTTCATCCTACCCTCTCCGGCTTTGTCAGGACCCACACCCATCCCTAACCATCCCACTCAGGCATCTGTACAGACAGCACCAGCATGGTCACGCCCATGCCCAGGGGTCCTACCTGGACATGAGCACAAGAGCTGTGTTTTAGTTCCTGGCAATaatagaaacaaaattattttgatataatagcgCTTTTAGCAGTGTGTAGTTTTACCTCATGTAGTCCGTTcattgtagtgtgtgtgtgtgttttcttaagatgtttgctGCTCTGAATTTTTAATAAATAGATTCATGAATTTGATCGGACATTGCACAAAGCTGCTGAATATTTTCCTCTCACATATCCATGCCAGTGTGAAAATAAAATGTCTTTGCCGGGCCTGTGTGATTCATTTCTCAACACTTGGATTGTaaaatgtgcttaaaaaaaagCTCATTGCATTTCAAGTTAAGTCTGTTTTATTCATGTAACCAAGTATACACTTTATGATCTGTATAATACACAACAACCACCATTCTTTGATCTGGAAAAGCCATAGAGGAGCCACACTTGATAGGTAATGCATGTACAGAAATTTGCACatatgggtcaatatataattgagggacttttgaagtccatagGATATGTCTTGCATACAtgtttattaaaagtaaaaaaacaaaaacaaaactaatgtttTTTATGCTCATTGTGATcctgtctttaaaaattccataattatttaattatggaaacaatcacttattaataaatgattaatacatAATTAATTAATGACTTAATATACTAAAATGTCTACAAAATAACTGtctgaatttaataacaaccacctcctcatgaaataaacaataataaaatgagcttattcataAATTCTTTTGATTATGATCTTTTTAtaaagttgagataatcatgatagatttttcttttttggcaatatatctaattttatatggaaaataacaaattatatCTGGgtctgagaaatcactttcacctaagttacccattacaaaaacacctctcaaggaagtgtgttaattccaaaaaacatgacctgctccacatgatgtcatttcctccggAAGAAAGCACTGGAAAGACTCCAAGATAtactctttctcctctttcttagttgtggtgttatggttatgtcgattttaggcctgaaaacagcaaaaatgtcaactatacctgtcaactatgctACCCTGTAAAGgaaactcaaaaagtccctcagttGACCCATATAGAATCATGAGAACACCGCAAACGTCAATGTACTGAACCAACGTAAAGAAGAGTGGGTGAAAATTCCTCTACAACAATGTGAGAGGCTGATACAGTAAAAATGGATACTACAGGTTATTGCTGCTAAAGTTGTCTCCACAGTCTATTTAAATACAGGGTTATTTCTCACACACTGCTTCCCCATTATAGTTTCATTTTGTTAAACAAATAAATGGCACAGTGGAATCTGCTGTGTGTTGTTTTACACTTGAAgttagattttaaaaattttagaACCCGATAAAAAATAGAATTTTTTAAGCATAAATATATCCTGATACAAAAAATCATAGAATTCAAAGAGGGTGTACGATTGTGTATGTGTCACAGTATCTGACATATAACTGTTTTAAGTTTAATTATAGAGTGATTTTTATAATCATGTAAAATCTTAAAAGTGTGTCTCCTCTGGTATTCAGTGCTGAGGATGACACTATCAATCAATATATGAATCAAGTGTTTTCCAAATGGTTGGTCAGCCATGAAGTGCAGTGAAGATTTATGTGAGTAATTTTTTCATGAGGCTGGAGGTTTGGCAGTCTGTCAGATCAGACACTGTACGTGACAAATATTTTGGTAGGAAGCAGTTAATCATTTTCTCTCCTGGCCTTGGTCCGACTGGAAAAAGTGTTATAAGTTCACCTCTAGAGTGGAGAAGAAAATACATCCATTTATACAGAATACAGAACAGGAGCCACTCTATTTATATACAGTCACTTTAAATAGATACTAATCAGAGTGTAATTATTCATAAAATCAACagttgactttaaccctttcatgcatgaattgttaataaactagtggtatttttgacataaaacatatAGATTTCTTCAATGTCTTATTTCTTTAGCATAATACCCAGCTATTCCTTGTGGTGTATTCCATGCatcaacagtttaacatgtaCTGGTATTGACTGTTTTGGGCATAAACACATCAGTAAAGCCCTTTCCACATAACTATTATATTgctaattcaagaaatcttattaTTTCAGTGCGAAATGTAACTGTCCAGTGTGTTGAATGTCATGAATCAGTGACTAGATTCCGGGAAACTTCAGTCACTgagacaaaattacaaaaaa
The nucleotide sequence above comes from Sphaeramia orbicularis chromosome 19, fSphaOr1.1, whole genome shotgun sequence. Encoded proteins:
- the tbx6 gene encoding T-box transcription factor TBX6; protein product: MLSVEMYPSLTLGSQRLGDCFYRDREPSAHMPLFPTACDVAAKALPPRLLAPPPPPSDPAPKSQDGVKMELENISLWKQFSSVGTEMIITKKGRRMFPGLRMKVSGLSPSLRYILLMDIVPVDNSRYRFQGGSWQAVGGAEARLPDRVFIHPDSPATGAHWQSRTISFHYAKLTNNTLDARGHIILHSLHRYQPRVHVIEARDVLRWGGGQYSFVFPETQFITVTAYQNNKITELKINSNPFAKGFREDGMNCKKQRDARQKRKISLLTETLDIVNCDPCDSTELLPQPTATSGPGADLQALALAGLPALPDPTCGFRPEETPFQDSLVSEQTLDLGQAFMASQMSDVNISMTGGMENTAGNEVANAIIEGSDAQLGEAAYTSVFPTTQTTSSPFPPAPLPPPAPSFSSLPVPDSSDTSNPQPTIPPIDYPSILTSSPTLPPSSTTTPSLQQTSFTFPTPPHSNSSSPQPLLLPPSSSSPSSSSSSNTYHPITATDSEAISPHTPPDTSSFPVPSSACQSGLQDQMSAHPLLGQPSQVLHGEPITNASDHSSAEFICPNLLPPNPVSAQPLPNQNQPPPPTLSGSLPAYSASSSFAFPPHMQNLSFPNMSPGPAHTALHLPNLSHQTQTPPFPHSSSSLPHPPSQPSSSSYASSHPQTLPNPPAPPSSSSYPPVDISAISQFNAAVPYRPEMVRHHPSLLPQLDPPLPSAPPALYPPFSSYPLRLCQDPHPSLTIPLRHLYRQHQHGHAHAQGSYLDMSTRAVF